The proteins below come from a single Pichia kudriavzevii chromosome 2, complete sequence genomic window:
- a CDS encoding uncharacterized protein (PKUD0B10590; similar to Saccharomyces cerevisiae YPR075C (OPY2); ancestral locus Anc_3.373), which translates to MDGINMNHTFAGTRGSLFLDHDLTVSSFGRLEARGCVVCNKVPACPKCQTNEQCAMTTQTCEQCPTTYCETIVSSSNSTSTHTSLSASKVGGIAGSLSALFFLVFVGGIYLFFRNYRKKMDADFELGIGEEMKGLAGFDNDEDEETPHKRGSDVNLRQSNIPRRPKRVGFAGDDESKRYSQTSLSTVTNSILTKASNVLNIAYVPGVTSSRPSRNTRGRVAPSIYSRGMSIYSKETYFSDLENASFHGGKVATKGGNPTLVEIHQDDYNFDEDVDELDEDAPDEGLVEFTNDKESVSADNYEYSGISDFPIKIDLQIPKGDASYKRQTVKTFDEGEEDEFAEEEEEEEEEEGDNGMHAMIDKPRRDIVTTQRSVPTRYASLIEKKNMTKRDTFFASKPEMVPPQNRVIGAIGVSDSEIDSESDSDSDEENIEFFLQQNAQSSMATNSAPTTLNGNPFASQYD; encoded by the coding sequence ATGGATGGGATCAACATGAACCATACTTTTGCTGGAACCAGAGGaagtttatttttagaTCATGATCTTACGGTATCGTCATTTGGTAGATTAGAAGCTCGTGGGTGTGTTGTTTGTAACAAGGTTCCAGCATGCCCCAAGTGCCAGACAAACGAGCAGTGTGCCATGACCACACAAACGTGCGAGCAGTGTCCCACCACATATTGCGAGACCATAGTCAGCTCTTCGAACTCAACAAGTACACATACGTCGCTCAGTGCAAGCAAGGTTGGAGGGATTGCAGGTAGTTTAAGTGCgttatttttcttggtgTTTGTAGGTGGCATATACCTATTTTTTAGAAACTacaggaaaaaaatggacGCCGATTTTGAGTTAGGAATTGGTGAAGAAATGAAAGGATTAGCAGGATTCGACAATGACGAGGACGAAGAAACTCCACATAAACGTGGTTCGGATGTGAATCTGCGCCAGTCAAATATTCCTAGGAGGCCCAAAAGGGTTGGATTTGCTGGTGATGACGAATCCAAGAGGTATTCTCAGACCAGTCTGTCTACAGTGACGAATTCTATCTTAACCAAGGCGTCGAATGTGTTAAACATTGCCTATGTTCCAGGAGTGACGAGCAGCAGGCCAAGCAGAAACACCCGAGGTAGAGTTGCTCCATCTATTTATAGCCGAGGCATGAGTATATACTCCAAGGAAACATATTTTAGCGACCTTGAAAATGCCTCCTTTCATGGTGGTAAGGTTGCTACCAAAGGTGGGAACCCTACATTGGTAGAGATCCACCAGGATGACTACAACTTTGACGAGGATGTAGATGAGTTGGATGAAGACGCACCCGATGAGGGGCTCGTTGAGTTTACAAACGACAAAGAATCGGTGAGTGCAGACAATTATGAGTATAGTGGTATTTCCGATTTCCCTATTAAAATTGATCTACAGATACCCAAAGGTGATGCCTCATACAAACGTCAAACGGTGAAGACGTTTGACGAGGGAGAGGAAGATGAGTTTgcagaggaagaagaagaagaagaagaagaagaaggagataACGGCATGCACGCCATGATAGACAAACCGAGGAGAGACATTGTCACGACTCAAAGGAGTGTTCCAACACGGTATGCTTCTTTGAtcgaaaagaagaacatgACAAAGAGGGACACTTTCTTTGCGTCGAAGCCGGAAATGGTGCCCCCACAGAACCGTGTCATTGGAGCCATTGGAGTATCTGATTCTGAGATTGACTCGGAGTCAGACTCCGATTCAGACGAGGAAAATATCGAGTTCTTCCTCCAACAGAATGCACAGAGCAGCATGGCCACGAATTCTGCACCCACTACACTGAATGGCAATCCATTTGCCTCGCAGTACGATTGA
- a CDS encoding uncharacterized protein (PKUD0B10600; Pfam Domains: Fork_head(4.4e-60)|FHA(1.8e-11)): protein MAERKRTFTATNISSSTDLPQGLQIPGTNAISLTSNIASTNIAPSTQVIADSAEDVNFVISHLEAPSDNVPTYVSRQYNNDSIVGNEIQAYAKIAGCNWTYYVKTLKVTIGRNTEFHLHNNDPTNPDLIDIDLGPSKVVSRKHASIVFNMDSRKWQLFVHGRNGLKVNGVRLNLSVNTPCDLNSGNIIDIGGTQMMFILPDSAPIIPNNFRQLLSNKRSKLNSGLKYSTSDSGSKSDSTNQVKAFQLQEGISNKTSTPIEQDYSKDDAKDLKPPYSYATMITQAILSNPQGVLSLSEIYDWISSHFAYYRHTKQGWQNSIRHNLSLNKAFEKVPRKPNEPGKGMKWQISESYRNEFLKKWEDGSLNKVRRGTSVSRQLQLHLIKNNALPKGRSPTLNEGNLPLNTMSISHQQTPSIHSNTMSSNHSHLSGALNNSAYSIPNLSPNKTSDIGLLATKNNSNSTLPSPIKNMSIAEINYLNNDSKLSSGLVSSINNTTTSDQIMRSISVGDKPEHQLQSLTSKDKGNGSGIERNNQYTLPPFKEPNDNLLTSPKKIFNRIDMMTPERNVQRPLLEPSSAQSVNSSPAIWNYVQFSTPLGPNNNNVSNNQQNIAENDKVAKIEIESPLKNRKGVEKLPDIKDIELTKEFKQL, encoded by the coding sequence ATGGCCGAAAGAAAGAGAACCTTCACTGCTACAAACATCTCTTCCAGTACTGATTTGCCCCAAGGTTTACAGATACCTGGTACAAATGCCATTTCTCTCACATCCAACATTGCATCGACAAACATTGCACCATCGACGCAGGTCATTGCAGACAGTGCTGAAGATGTTAATTTTGTAATAAGCCACTTGGAAGCGCCATCTGATAATGTCCCAACATATGTTTCAAGACAGTACAATAATGATTCCATTGTTGGCAATGAAATTCAAGCTTACGCTAAAATTGCTGGTTGTAATTGGACTTACTACGTGAAAACACTCAAGGTCACTATTGGAAGAAACACAGAGTTTCATCTACATAACAACGATCCTACTAATCCAGATTTGATTGACATAGATTTGGGCCCTTCAAAAGTCGTATCAAGGAAGCATGCATCTATTGTCTTCAATATGGATTCCAGGAAATGGCAACTCTTTGTACATGGTAGAAACGGATTGAAAGTTAATGGTGTACGATTGAATCTTTCGGTAAATACCCCTTGTGATTTAAACTCGGGCAATATAATAGATATTGGAGGCACTCAAATGATGTTTATTTTGCCAGATTCAGCTCCTATAATTCCAAATAACTTTCGTCAGTTGTTGAGTAATAAAAGGTCAAAGTTGAATAGCGGTTTGAAATACTCGACCTCTGATTCTGGGTCCAAGTCTGACTCGACTAACCAAGTTAAGGCATTTCAACTACAAGAGGGTATTTCCAACAAGACGAGTACACCAATAGAACAAGATTATTCTAAGGATGATGCCAAAGATTTAAAACCTCCATACTCTTATGCAACCATGATTACACAAGCCATATTATCTAATCCTCAGGGGGTACTATCTTTGTCAGAGATATACGATTGGATATCGAGCCATTTTGCTTATTACAGACATACTAAACAAGGATGGCAAAATTCGATTAGACACAATTTGTCGTTGAACAaagcttttgaaaaagttcCTAGAAAACCAAACGAACCAGGTAAAGGTATGAAGTGGCAGATCAGTGAGTCCTACCGAAACGAATTCttaaaaaaatgggaaGACGGGAGTTTGAATAAAGTTAGAAGAGGAACTAGCGTTTCAAGACAACTCCAATTGCATCTTATAAAGAACAATGCCTTACCGAAGGGAAGGTCTCCAACGTTGAACGAGGGTAATCTTCCACTAAATACCATGAGTATTTCGCATCAACAAACGCCTTCAATTCATAGCAATACCATGAGTTCTAATCATTCTCATTTATCCGGTGCATTGAATAATAGTGCATATTCAATTCCGAATCTGTCACCAAATAAAACATCAGACATAGGCCTTCTAGCGACGAAAAACAATTCTAATTCCACACTACCATCaccaatcaaaaatatgAGTATTGCAGAGATTAACTATTTAAATAACGACTCTAAGTTATCTAGTGGTTTGGTCAGTAGTATTAATAACACAACAACATCTGACCAAATCATGCGGAGTATATCTGTCGGAGATAAGCCTGAACACCAACTTCAAAGTTTGACAAGTAAAGACAAGGGGAATGGTTCTGGGATCGAAAGAAATAACCAATATACCCTCCCACCATTCAAGGAGCCAAATGACAATTTGTTAACATCTCcgaaaaaaattttcaacagaATTGACATGATGACTCCTGAGAGGAATGTTCAAAGACCGCTACTTGAACCATCTTCCGCACAGTCTGTGAACTCATCTCCTGCTATATGGAATTATGTTCAGTTTTCAACACCCCTAGGTCctaataataacaatgtTAGTAACAACCAGCAAAATATagctgaaaatgataagGTTGCAAAAATCGAAATTGAAAGTCCGTTGAAGAACAGAAAAGGggttgaaaaattaccagatatcaaagatatcGAATTGACAAAAGAATTCAAGCAGCTTTAA
- a CDS encoding uncharacterized protein (PKUD0B10610; similar to Saccharomyces cerevisiae YBR216C (YBP1) and YGL060W (YBP2); ancestral locus Anc_6.112) — translation MSDTEVESLNTMLPLTVPEIIDIIKDSATECSKSKDYISFSTVLDVYLDDWSIYNAEERTQLMDTLYEVLEADKQLLAEIGWDLPPLLLPLIEDGWPVKFGLRESFPVVWLYKMFNLLTENGDPKALLLTCCEQIKILKDTDQDEPVDPVLFEEIKNSLSEEYKSKFDDVDERIANYITIKRGGFLVIKFHALFECIKFSLRKIDTLYPSKFLGMVVSTILNFFNNAKSSSGEISVLRAVYLFMRDYVPPDIPKGIVEREELSEEEFEKIFGDENYLQRKLLCFLLGACVDRMSQSHPVPLIIALMPSLIDYEMSSAAKNYVELLNRLVTLQLSFDIDVEHQLMTEIQDCHGLLIKNIENVNTAEDMVKVVISTYNNTSFREKKPTGLTLTNSSLIILYMFAGYVDHVNSTIQAPLDTLSLIALQLFMFIPYTVDTSLTNLAAFSYLLVMTILNIEKTKQVASASQLANKRIRLLVLTYLQTVTSVVSLCGLKNIRKLFSKFLNKFLQHLPEDISYSFILDTLENCPFDDSVVCVLTVYKHLVSAVKFDGEKFVQNFEALDLKKKTYPKPPSIPPRNLVDYKPFIEFTEFRQKEFTNTFGKVISETFPSTPLGIDVLKTGKLVAFINFVIKADFKDKDEIKSLLKRINGFIVKVDSKNTAGVQYFVDKINFAVDEVLRKI, via the coding sequence ATGTCTGACACGGAAGTTGAGTCATTAAACACGATGCTTCCGCTAACGGTTCCGGAAATTATCGATATCATCAAAGATTCAGCAACCGAATGTTCGAAAAGTAAAGATTATATCAGCTTTTCTACAGTGTTGGATGTCTATTTGGATGATTGGAGTATATATAACGCAGAAGAGAGAACCCAACTGATGGATACTTTATATGAAGTTCTTGAGGCAGACAAACAGTTGCTAGCTGAAATTGGCTGGGATTTACCGCCACTATTGTTACCCTTGATTGAAGATGGTTGGCCAGTAAAATTCGGTTTGCGTGAGTCTTTTCCGGTTGTTTGGCTTTACAAGATGTTTAACTTACTTACAGAAAATGGTGATCCAAAGGCGCTCTTGTTGACCTGCTGTGAGCAAATTAAGATTCTGAAAGATACCGATCAGGATGAGCCAGTTGATCCTGTCCTTTTTGaggaaattaaaaatagcTTATCTGAGGAGTATAAGAGTAAGTTTGATGACGTGGATGAAAGAATTGCTAACTATATCACTATTAAGAGAGGGGGGTTTTTGGTTATTAAATTTCATGCCTTATTTGAGTGTATCAAATTTTCACTAAGGAAAATTGACACACTTTATCCTTCAAAATTCCTAGGAATGGTTGTCTCCACTATTTTAAACTTCTTTAATAATGCCAAATCCTCTTCTGGTGAAATCTCGGTTTTGCGTGCTGTCTATTTGTTCATGAGAGACTATGTTCCTCCGGATATTCCAAAGggaattgttgaaagagaagaacTATCAGAAGAGGAGTTTGAAAAGATCTTTGGAGACGAAAATTATCTACAGAGAAAATTACTATGCTTTTTGTTAGGAGCTTGTGTGGATAGGATGTCACAGTCTCATCCAGTGCCACTTATTATTGCCTTAATGCCCAGCTTAATTGACTATGAAATGTCGAGTGCAGCAAAAAATTATGTGGAGTTGCTGAATAGGTTGGTTACTCTACAACTatcatttgatattgatgtgGAGCACCAACTAATGACGGAGATTCAAGATTGTCATGGATTGctaatcaaaaatattgaaaatgtcaaCACTGCAGAAGATATGGTTAAAGTTGTCATTTCGACTTATAACAATACATcttttagagaaaaaaagccTACCGGACTAACTCTCACCAATAGTTCTTTAATTATATTGTACATGTTTGCGGGATATGTGGATCATGTAAATAGTACCATTCAAGCTCCGCTTGATACTCTTTCACTAATCGCCTTGCAACTTTTCATGTTCATTCCCTATACTGTTGACACATCTTTGACTAACTTAGCAGCATTTTCTTATCTTTTGGTCATGACTATTTTGAACATTGAAAAGACGAAACAGGTTGCAAGCGCAAGTCAGCTTGCTAACAAGAGGATTCGGCTATTGGTACTTACATACTTGCAGACTGTCACTTCTGTTGTATCATTATGTggcttgaaaaatatcaggAAACTATTCTCCAAATTCCTAAacaaatttcttcaacatcttccAGAAGATATAAGTTActcttttattttggaTACACTGGAAAATTGTCCCTTTGATGATAGTGTCGTATGTGTCTTAACTGTTTACAAACACTTAGTCTCTGCTGTGAAGTTtgatggtgaaaaatttgTACAAAACTTTGAGGCATTGGatctcaaaaaaaaaacttatcCTAAGCCACCATCGATTCCTCCAAGAAATCTGGTTGATTATAAACCGTTTATTGAATTTACTGAATTCAGACAGAAGGAATTCACGAACACCTTTGGAAAAGTAATAAGTGAAACATTTCCTTCAACACCGCTGGGGATTGATGTTCTGAAAACAGGTAAACTCGTTGCTTTTATAAATTTCGTCATAAAAGCAGATTTCAAAGACAAGGATGAAATAAAGTCACTTTTGAAGAGAATCAATGGATTTATTGTTAAGGTTGATTCCAAGAATACAGCAGGTGTTCAGTATTTTGTGGATAAGATCAATTTTGCCGTTGACGAAGTTTTGAGAAAGATTTGA
- a CDS encoding uncharacterized protein (PKUD0B10620): protein MVAQSSKYLVEKATSATTLQENRDNMCSKLFMATQVKNLKDIQDWKESYLSNLLLLRRFGNNNYRNQSSFMLLEKGITFINLNRRTRGILYVLAGLKMCDNLNSPLYLYNLANVFKELGNRGWAIECYDMCVNLMTKLNIKNPEFFKLCLSEKDSLLKEKRVETEVMNENMFSNFELFESKMSVIEFLLKQTQTESVGQSQFASSLARSWQEYNRVSTIVLSTIVTKSYDDFERSLNLVFSFLFKCQFSLLHRKLLSYTFIDTILNKNLQRFEDPLFGDSLTWSEIITKASIFNNTSEYFQYLKVYQECKLISLLKKVWNVDESNNTLLMVHLRKLTSNSFRILCFSIGKKPAGISSRLDERREYIYNANKKDANSLAAVSVKVLILAFKYYLTCWTLLQREQETITSSGRGMERNLKILYKPFVAIIPLFQSIRMNMSYEYCTYYMELILTYHSKNVPLNKKDPESSSVSIPDRFLLEKVSTELVNGLSTNPIDHVHNPIIIKQLLYCILLGGGYHITVVLYLLKLEQFFREKSDTSLISCSDGTNLFYPSFNSTYMKELSNQLDKVLEKVTKIKFCLDSTIHTQERGEENTFSTLFGKRGHLLMLPQVFLHNNRVIMLSEFGNVIADGENIRTNVIDKIRALMAQPEKLKNNCNSNNLDEIQGILVPTRESVFECLKKSDVLLKVLLGRKDIPLLSELDKVFGLGNIFEDTCKLQLPYNFKRTPCGECTQTLPTVPIFSAKEFDSNDLLQDQKIENTLLTFKQQTSVSERDNERDSHLWRMMKCSSWGSGASAKEVYAQFS, encoded by the coding sequence ATGGTAGCACAATCTTCTAAATATTTAGTTGAAAAGGCTACTAGTGCTACAACTCTTCAAGAGAACCGGGACAATATGTGTTCAAAATTGTTCATGGCTACACAGGTTAAAAACTTGAAGGATATTCAAGACTGGAAAGAGTCTTACCTAAGTAACCTCCTACTTTTGAGACGCTTTGGTAACAACAACTATAGAAATCAATCAAGCTTTATGTTGCTTGAAAAGGGCATTACATTTATCAATCTCAATAGAAGAACTAGAGGCATTTTGTATGTTTTAGCGGGACTTAAAATGTGTGACAACTTGAACTCTCCCTTATATTTGTACAATCTAGCAAAcgttttcaaagaattagGTAATCGTGGCTGGGCAATTGAATGCTACGATATGTGCGTCAATCTGATGACAAAGCTTAATATAAAAAATCCAGAGTTTTTTAAGTTATGCTTATCAGAGAAGGACTCCCTTttaaaagagaaaagagtAGAAACAGAGGTtatgaatgaaaatatgtTCTCAAATTTTGAGCTTTTTGAATCGAAGATGAGTGTCATTGAATTTCTCTTGAAACAAACGCAAACAGAGTCAGTCGGTCAGTCTCaatttgcttcttctttagcACGGTCTTGGCAAGAATACAACAGAGTTAGTACAATAGttctttcaacaatagTTACTAAAAGttatgatgattttgagcGATCTTTAAATCTAgtcttttcctttctttttaagTGCCAATTTTCTCTATTGCATAGGAAACTTTTGTCATACACATTTATTGACACaatattgaataaaaatttgcaaaggtTTGAAGACCCTCTATTTGGCGATAGCTTAACGTGGTCTGAAATCATAACTAAAGCATCTATATTCAACAATACTAGTGAGTATTTTCAGTACTTAAAAGTCTACCAGGAATGTAAGTTGATAAGCcttttgaagaaagttTGGAATGTGGATGAATCAAATAATACTCTACTTATGGTTCATTTAAGGAAACTTACATCAAATTCTTTTCGAATTTTATGCTTCTCAATCGGTAAAAAGCCCGCAGGAATTTCTAGTAGGTTAGACGAGAGAAGAGAGTACATCTACAatgcaaataaaaaagatgCAAATTCATTAGCGGCAGTGAGTGTCAAGGTTTTGATTCTCGCCTTTAAGTACTACTTGACATGTTGGACATTGCTTCAACGAGAACAAGAAACCATTACATCTTCAGGCAGAGGAATGGAAAGAAATCTCAAGATTCTCTATAAACCTTTTGTTGCTATCATCCCCTTATTTCAATCCATTAGAATGAACATGAGTTATGAGTATTGCACCTACTATATGGAACTAATATTGACGTATCACTCTAAGAACGTTCCCTTGAATAAAAAAGATCCCGAAAGTTCCTCCGTGAGCATTCCTGATCGGTTTTTGCTAGAGAAAGTGAGCACCGAGTTGGTCAATGGTTTGTCTACCAATCCAATTGATCACGTACACAATCCTATCATAATTAAACAGTTGCTTTACTGTATTTTATTGGGCGGTGGATATCACATTACGGTAGTTTTGTACTTACTGAAGCTTGAGCAATTTTTTCGAGAGAAAAGTGACActtcattgatttcatgTAGTGACGGTACCAACCTTTTCTATCCCAGTTTCAATTCAACTTACATGAAGGAACTTTCAAATCAGTTGGATAAGGTACTAGAAAAAGTGACCAAGATAAAATTCTGTCTTGACTCTACTATCCACACCCAAGAAAGAggtgaagaaaataccTTTTCTACTTTGTTTGGAAAAAGAGGGCACCTATTGATGCTGCCTCAAGTATTCTTACACAACAATAGAGTGATAATGTTATCAGAGTTTGGGAATGTGATTGCAGATGGAGAAAACATTAGAACAAACGTTATCGATAAAATTCGAGCTCTGATGGCTCAACCGGAAAAACTTAAAAATAATTGTAACAGTAACAATCTTGACGAAATACAAGGTATACTTGTGCCTACTAGGGAGTCTGTGTTTGAgtgtttgaagaaaagcGATGTTCTGCTCAAAGTTCTTCTTGGAAGAAAAGATATTCCATTGCTATCTGAACTAGATAAAGTTTTCGGTTTGGGCAATATTTTCGAGGACACTTGCAAACTGCAATTGCCatacaatttcaaaagaacACCATGTGGAGAGTGTACTCAAACTCTTCCTACtgttccaattttttctgcTAAAGAATTTGATAGTAACGACTTGCTGCAAGaccaaaaaattgaaaacactCTTTTGACATTTAAACAGCAAACATCTGTCTCCGAGCGGGACAATGAAAGAGATTCGCATTTGTGGCGCATGATGAAATGTTCCTCTTGGGGAAGTGGCGCTAGTGCCAAGGAAGTTTATGCTCAATTTTCCTGA